The DNA region GGCGGTTGATCAATGGGCGGGGAAAATCATATGCATTCGGGTTTCCTTTTTCTGCAAGTTTTTCGATGGCTGCTCCACCGGGATAACCTAGTTTCAGATGGCGGGCGACTTTATCGAGCACTTCACCTGCAGCGTCATCCCGTGTATGGCCGAGCAACTCGTACGTACCATGAGAAATTACTTTGAGCAGGAGCGTATGACCACCTGCCACCGTGAGACATAGAAACGGAAAACGAAGCTCATTGGAGCGGCCCATGAGGTTGGAATAAATGTGTCCCTCCAAATGATGGATTCCGATCAGTGGAATTCCACAGGCCAAGGCAATTGACTTTGCAGCAGAGACCCCTACCACCAGGGAAAGCATCAGTCCCTGGTGATGAGAAACCGCTACCGCATCTAGGTCTGAAAAAGAGATTCGGGCCTTTTCCAGTGCCAGCTCAAGAATAAAGTTGATTTTGGCCGTATGCTCCCGGGCTGCGATCACGGGAACGATCCCTCCAAATCGGTCATGCGCTTCGTATTGCGATGCAATAACGTTTGAGAGCACTTTATGACCGTCTTCTACGACAGCAACCCCCGTATCGTCACAGGAAGTATCGATCCCTAAAATTCGCATAGATCAGATCAGTGAGATGCATCCTGCTCCACGTGAGATGGCTGCAGGTAGGCAGGGGTGAGTGACTTAATATCCGCACCTTCTATACTGCCAGAAGTTTTCAATGCGGCAATTAAAGCTTCCGGCGGGAGCCGATCCATGGAGAGGTATTTGTCATTTCCAGTAAACCGCTCTTTGAACGTATCACCATATTCAACAACATAGACTGAATTCGAGTCTGCAAGGATCTGTTGGATCACGGTATCTATGGGATCTACCGCCATTTCCTGGGAATCGGATGTTGAATATCGCGCATAGTAGCACTGATTACGCCCAGCATTCATGAGCGTCCAGGAAGGTTTAGCACAACTCGCCGCCAGTGCATCAAGTGTATAGATCGGTATCAGAGGAGTTTCAAGTATCTGTGCCAGTGTTTTGGCCGCCGTAACCCCGATATTTAGTCCGGTCCAGGAACCCGGGCCAATAACTACGGCGATTTGGCTCAGATCCTGGGGAGTAATGCACAAATTTTCGAGGGATGCATGGATTTGCTCATGTAAATGCTCAGCAGGGCGGTCGCGAAGAATATGACTGGTGGATAGCTGATGATGCTCCGTGATCAGGACCGTAGTAAATGGTCCGGATGTGTCAAGAATCAGTGCTCGCATGATTTGACAGTTTATCAAGCAGCTCCACGTAACGCGGGGAAGTGGAGGATACCTGGAAGTTTCGCTGATTTTTGTCTTGTCCGAGTGAGATGGAAATTGTCAGGAATTCTGGAACCAGGTCGGACAGGAATTTGGAGGCCCATTCGATAACTACGATATGATTCGGGTTCTCAAGTAGTTCTTGGAAGAGCATGAAGTCTGTATTCGTCAAGGTGCTGAGCCTATAAAAATCAATATGAACCAGCTTACGGCTCCCGAAAAGATACTCTTGGACCAGGGTGTAGGCTGGGCTGGTCACATGGGTTGTTGCGGGGATGCCAAGTCCCCGGGCCAGTCCTTGCACGAAGCAGGTCTTGCCTGCCCCGAGTGGGCCATCGAGCCCCAAGACAGATGGTTTGGGTAACCAGGCACCAATCGAGCGACCTAAGGATTGGGTTTCAGAGGGGCTGGAAGTTATGAGGTCAACCAAGTCATCATAGGAATTCTTGGTGCTGTGCAACGCCGATTATCGTGCAGGGTTGCCCGTTAGTTCTTGATCGTAGTGTATCTTTATGGCTAAATCAAACCATTAGATCTATGAGATTGTACTGGATAGTCCCACTGTTCATCCTTGCTGCCTGCCAATCCGAGCCGCAGGTTACAACAGAGTCCGAGGCCGAAACGGAATACGTTCGATCCCAATCAGCTGAAGATGCGGTTGTATATATCATTACGCCTGAGGATGGGGATGTCGTGCAAAGTGGCATGGTGAATATTAAGTTTGGTTTATCCGGCATGGGAGTTGCGCCAGCCGGCATTGAATTCCCCAACTCGGGTCATCACCACCTGTTGGTGAATGCAGCGGATGCGCCGGCTATGGATATGCCGATCCCAACAGATTCAGCTCATCTCCATTTTGGACTTGGGCAGACAGAAACCACATTGGAGTTAAGCCCCGGTACCTACACACTTCAGTTACTCTTGGGGGACTACAGCCATACCCCGCATGATCCGCCCGTGATGTCAGAACCAGTGACGATCACCGTCGAGTAGTGCGACACAGGCAGCCCGCATCTGCAGGGTGATTGCAAAATAATCCAATGCATAGCTCTCAGCGTACACGTGGGTTGAGATGATGGAGGTTTGAATTACCAGGAGAAGCGAATGAGGTCAAGGGAAGTTCAGCAGGGAGGAAGCATTTTATGGCTCCGCCGTGATCTTCGCTTGACTGACCAGCCGGCATGGCATGCTGCAATTGAAAAGCCGGGTCCAGTTTGGCCAGTCTTCATTCTTGATCCGTTGATTGAATCTACTTATGGTGCAGCACCGAAGTGGCGGCTTGGAAAGAGCCTACATTCGTTGGCAGATAGTCTCGAAAAACAGAATAGCCGTTTACTTTTCCGGCGGGGAGACGCATTAGAGGTTCTCCGGGCATTGATTCTGGAGACGGGTGCCAAACATGTTGTCTGGTCTAGGTTGTATGATCTGCAGTCTATGAAAAGGGATGAAGCGGTGCGGGTTGACTTAAATGCACGGGGGGTGGATGTCCATGAGGTGAATTCCAGTCTATTGTTTGAACCTGAGACGGTACATACGCGGACTGGCGGTTTTTACCAGGTTTATACGCCTTATTGGCGGGCAGTGGAACGTCGGAAGGTATCATCTCCTCTAGATGCTCCAACTGATTTGTCACCGCCCCAGGATTGGCCAAGGAGTGACTCGCTCTCTGACTGGAAGCTCGGTGCTGAGATGTACCGTGGTGCTGCAGTGGTTTCTCGTTTTGCAAGAGTGGGGGAGCGGGCTGCCCGTGAACGCCTCGAATGCTTCGTTGAAAACTCCATTGGGCGTTATAAATCCGAGAGAGACTATCCAGGCAATAGAGCAACGTCAAGATTATCTGAAAATCTCACTTATGGAGAAATTTCTCCCAGAATGATTTGGCATGCTGGTAAGCGTGCATTGACGAACACGAGGAATCCAAGGGAGGTAGAGCATTTTCTGAAGGAGGTAGTTTGGCGTGATTTTGCCTATCACCTTCTATACCACACCCCCCATATTATCAGTAGGAATTGGCGACCGCAGTGGGATAATTTTCCGTGGCGCGAGGAAAACGAGGATGCAGAAGCATGGCGGCGGGGGATGACAGGGATTGAGATGGTGGATGCCGCGATGCGCGAAATGTATGTGACGGGTACGATGCATAATCGCACCCGTATGTTGGCGGCCAGTTTTTTAACGAAACATTTGATGACCGGGTGGAAGATTGGGGAGCAGTGGTTCCGTGATTGTTTGATCGACTGGGATATTGCCGCCAATGCAATGGGCTGGCAATGGACGGCGGGTTCAGGTCCTGATGCCGCGCCATATTTTCGAATTTACAACCCGGAGACTCAGGCCAATAAATTTGATTCCGACCATAGTTACAGGGACAGATTTATTGCCGAGGGGCGCATGTTGCCCCATGAGGACGCATTAAGTTATTTTGAGGCGGTTCCAAAGTCCTGGAATCTCTCTCCTGATCGGCCTTATCCCGCTCCGATCATTGATTTGGGAGCAGGAAGAAAACGGGCAATGGAGGCTTACAGTAGGTATCGCCGAGTGTTGGCAAAAGAGGTATAAGTCAGTTGGGACTTTGGAATGCCCGGATGGGATCTTCTGCTAAATACTTAGTGGGTTTTTACGTCCCGACGGTTACAGACTTTCCGCCCATATTCTGCAGGATAAGACGGGAATCCTCTCGGAAGAAACGTAGTCGTTGCATCGGGTAGGTCTCCCGGGATTAGGCCGTACTTGATCCAAGCGATAGATTACCAAAGGCAAGGTAATATGCCAATGCTAGTCTTCAAGGAGTTCAATATTACTGCCGCGCACAACACCGACCAATGGGATGAAATCAGCATCACCATTGTCGTCAAAAGAAAATGGGCCATAGATCGTGTCCACGTTGTGCATCCCAGATAGTCCTTCCCTGACTGCCTCATTTGAAATATTCTCGGGAGCAACTTCCATAATCGCTTTCAAAAGGAGGTCTGCTGCGGCGTGCGTCCGCGCATGAATATCGCTCGGGACCTCATTGTACCGTGCTTGATGTTCTCTTACGTATACCTGGCTTGCAGGGTGATTGCTACCTGCGATCCATGCGTGTAGCACCAGAATCCCTTCGGCTGAAGATGGTGCTGATTCGCGGACTAAACGAATATCAGAGGTGCTCAGCAGTGTAATCACGAAGGGCAGATCCGTAACACCTAATTCGTGAGCTTTCAGGACAAAATTCTGCCGGTCGGGAGCAAGTCCAAAAAAGAAAAGAACATCTAGCTCCGGGGTTGCACCGGTGAGTGCATTAATCTGAGGTGTCAGATCAGGTGAAGCATCACCGCCACGTCGGTCAAAAGACTGCTTCACGCCGATGGACACTCTACTGAGTTTCCCAATCTCCTCAACAAATTTATCCTCTGCACTTTGAGAAAACCGATCAGCTGCATTAGTCAGAATGCCGATGTTCTTGTAGTCAAGATGTGCGTGGGTTGCACGCACTCCGGCCGGCATTAGAATATCAACAGTGAGCGTAGATCGGAAGAGCCAATCAGATTTGGCAGCTAACCCCTGTGCAGCAGAGGCAGGGGCGATCGTGACAACACGAGCTTCATCAATGATGGGAATAATATGATTTGTGTTTGTCGAGGTGTAGGGTCCTAGGATAAATGCGACTCCACCGGAGATAAGGCTGCGGAACGCATCCTCAGTACCTTCAGTGGTACTCTTACTATCTTCAACCGTGAGTCGAAAGGACGGGCGACCCTCGGTAAGGCCTTCATTCGCGAGAGCGACAGCCATTTCTGCCGCAACACGCATTTCCTGGCCAGTACGAGCCAAGGTACCCGTCAAGGGTGCTGCGAGGCCAATGGTGATTTCCAAGACCTGATCGTTACTTGAGCTGTCACATGCATTCAAGGTCAGAAAACACAGGACAGAGAGACTGACAAATAAAATTCTCATGGCATAAAGTACAGTTTAATCGTAAGTGGAAATCTTCAAATTTAAGACAGTAGCGCTCTCGGTACTTGGTCGTTAATACAGTGCATTGGCAAGGCGGTTCAGGCTAATTTCGGCTGTTGAGGCAATAACAGGCATCACGCAAGCTCAGGGAACAGAGATCGTAGAAATCTGATCATGAAAGTCAGCGGTCAGAGATAATCCGAAGTATGTTGGCAAAATCCCCAATCGCCCTACGGCGTGCGTGGCTCTGCATCGGATGATTACGGGGACGATTCGATGGAAGCAGACTCTGTAGTCCCAGGTTCTGTAATCCCCATACTGCCGCGAAATTCCGTGTCAGCAAGCGTAAGTGCCAGAAAGACGACGACAAATACAACCCCAAGGACCACAGTCAGCATATTGACTGGATTGTCGTATTTCAGGGCCATAAAGATAAAGATGACTAGAATGGTCTTGGAACCCGCAATAGCCAATGCCAAAGGGACATTCAAGATCCCCAAATCAATCTGGGCAGTGATGACCGTGATCAAAGTGAGAAACAGAAGCGCACCAAAAACCAAAGCAAGGGTGCGCACCGGAATGATATGATGGTGGCTCTGTGCCATAAAGCCCTAAATCAGGTAGAGTAATGGAAAAAGAAAGATCCAGATGATGTCAACCAAGTGCCAATACAGCCCAGTCAACTCAACCGGGGTGTAATATTGAGGGGAAAAGTGGCCGCGGGCAACACGCGTTGTGAGCCACCCGAACAGGCCCATTCCCACCAGCACATGGACACCATGAATACCCGTCATCACAAAATAGATGCTGAAAAACTGGGGCGCGAACGGAATGTCGTACTTGGAATAATCTTTGCCATCTACCATCCCGTGCGGTTCGAAGCCAGCCCCTGGGAAGACCCCGTGAGAAAACTTGCCCTCATACTCAAAGTACTTGACAATCATAAAGACCGCTGCACATGCGAGTGTCAGGATCAAAAACCCAATCACTTTGTCATTCTGCCCTTTCTGAACGAAGTGGATAGAGAGAGCAACCGTAAAGCTTGAAGCCAGAAGTACAACCGTATTCAGCGCACCAAGCCGCCAATCCAACAACTCACTAGCCTGAAGGAACACCTCCGGGTGCCAGGATCGGTAGACCGCATAAGCCACAAACATCCCGGAAAACAGGAGTACTTCCGTAACCAGGAAGAGCCACATGCCTAGCTTCGCCGCATCGAACTGCTGTTCGTGGCTAACGAAATAGTGCTTCAGTGTGGTATCTGCACTATTCATTACCTAAGAATCATTTTTTTGGCCAAAGACATCATCCGCCAGGTGAAAATCATAGGGACCACGGGTAACCAGGGGGGTATCGTGGAAATTATGTTCGTCTGGAACCGGGCCGGTGTGTGTCCACTCAAGCGTACAGGCTCCCCAGGGGTTTGCGGTGGCCCTGGGGCCTTTGAACAGTGAGTACAATGCGTAAATCAGAATCATTACCAGACCAACTGCTAGGATGTAAGAACCGATCGTAGACGCCATATTCAGTGCTGCAAATTCCGGGTAGGTTTGCAGGAACTCAGAATAATCATGATAGCGACGTGGCATTCCCTTGGTACCTAGGAAGAACTGGGTAAAGAAGGTCAGGTTAAAGCCAATGAATACAAGGATCGCCGCAATCACGCCCGCAGTCTCATTGTACATCCGACCGGTCATCTTTGGCCACCAGTAGTGCAGGCCTCCAATCAGCCCAATGAGTGCACCTCCCATCATGACATAATGGAAGTGTGCAACCACGAAGTACGTGTCATGTAAGTGTACATCCACTGCCAGCACGCCAACCATGATCCCGGTCAAACCGCCAATCGTGAACAGGAATAGGAACATGAGCGCATAGATCATTGGAGTTCGGAGCCATACGGACCCCTTGTACATCGTCGCAACCCAGTTGAAGACCTTGATGCCGGTCGGGATTCCAATCAGGAACGTGAGCATCGAGAAAATAATCGAAGAGAGGGCGCTCTGGCCTGACACGAACATATGGTGCCCCCAAACAAGGAACCCCAGAAATGCAATCGCAACCGAGGAAAGGGCAATGAAGGTGTATCCAGAGACGTGTTGCCTGGAGAATGTCCCTATCAGATCACTGATAATTCCCATCGCCGGGAGAATCATGATGTAGACTGCCGGATGGCTGTAGAACCAGAAGAAATGTTGAAAGAGAACGGGGTCTCCTCCTAAAGCCGGATCAAAGATGCCAATCTGTAACAGCTTTTCCAGGAAAAGCAAAACCATGGTGATCCCAATCACTGGCGTCGCCAGCACCTGAACAATGCCCGTCGCGTAGATGGCCCAGGTAAATAACGGGAGCCGGTTCCATGTCATGCCGGGAGCGCGCATCTTGTGCACGGTCACAATGAAGTTCAAACCGGTAAAGATGGAGGCAAAGCCGGCGACAAAAACGGCCGAAGTCAGCCAGAGTACTGCATTCGAAGCTCCACTGGAGTAAGGTGTATAAAACGTCCAACCAGTATCCACCTTCCCGACAAACAACCATCCGCAAACCGCCATGATCGCCCCCGCCATGAAGAGATACCAGCTCGCCAGATTCAGTCGAGGGAATGCCACATCTTTGGCCCCGATCTGTATGGGCAGAGCAAAATTACCAAGGATCCCGGGGATGGCAGGAATAATGACCAGAAAAACCATGACCACGCCATGGAGCGTGAACATCTGATTGTATTGATCCTGCCCGAGAATCGTCTCCCCAGGCTCCCCAAGCTCCGTTCGTACAAATGTTGCGAGGATGCCCCCTAACAGGAAGAATGCGCCACAAGCGATCGCATACATAATTCCGATCCGCTTGTGATCGGTCGTAGAGAGCCATGACCAGAGGCCCTTTCTGGCGTTCAAATAATTGTGTGATCCGTCACTCATACCTACTGCTGCTCATTTATAAATGCTACAAGTGCATCGATTTCTTCGGATGACAGATTCGCTGCATATTGCCCGGGCATTATGTCGTCCCAGCCTTCAATAATCTGCAATCCAGGATTTAAAATCGAAGTGCGGAGGTAGTTATCATCAGCTACGGCGCTTGTACCATCTGCGAAATTTCGCGTACTGCCTGCCAGACCAAGAAAAGTTGGGCCCATTGGAGTCGTTCCATCCAGTGTATGGCAGCCAATACAGCCCCACTGTTCGTAGAGGCGCTCGCCTCGTTGTGCGGGTGTTAAGTTGTCATCGGGCAAACTTTCCACCAGCCAGTTTTCAAAGTCATCCTGCGAGTGGGTGATCACTCGAGCGTACATATCTGAATGTGAGGTGCCGCAGTACTCTGCACAGGCGATAATAAACGTATCTTTTTTTGTTGCTTCAAACCAGACATAGGAGTAGCGTCCTTGCAACACATCAGCTTTTACACGAAAAGCTGGGACAAAAAAACTGTGAATCACATCGTCGCTGCTCATGCGAAGTTTGATCGGACGATTTACCGGGACATGGAGATCGGTGGAGATAGCCCCATTCGGATAGCTAAAACTCCAACTCCATTTCCGGGCAGTCACATTCACCTCGTAGGAGTTTGGGGGAGCAATTCCAAGTTCGAGAAATAATTTGAACCCCCAGATAAAAACGACAGCTACAAGAATGGACGGGATGACAATCCAGGAGGCTTCCACCAGTTTATTTTCGTGGACCGGCTCAGGGCGGTCATCCGGGCTGCGCCGGCGAAAACGCCAGGCAAAGATTACCATGGTTGTGACGACTCCCACGAAAAAAATCACACTCGTAATGAGGATAAAGTAGAAAAGCGCATCAACATCCCCCGCAATCGTGGAGGCCGCTTCTGGAAGCCATATTGAGGTCTGCTGGCTCATGCGTACTCAGACTTTT from Rhodothermaceae bacterium includes:
- the tsaD gene encoding tRNA (adenosine(37)-N6)-threonylcarbamoyltransferase complex transferase subunit TsaD — encoded protein: MRILGIDTSCDDTGVAVVEDGHKVLSNVIASQYEAHDRFGGIVPVIAAREHTAKINFILELALEKARISFSDLDAVAVSHHQGLMLSLVVGVSAAKSIALACGIPLIGIHHLEGHIYSNLMGRSNELRFPFLCLTVAGGHTLLLKVISHGTYELLGHTRDDAAGEVLDKVARHLKLGYPGGAAIEKLAEKGNPNAYDFPRPLINRPDGEFSFSGLKTAVIAAIDRAPDLNQADLCASFQQAIIDLLVSKAMRIAQEHQLRQITLAGGVALNTPLRKALQHAAKKYGYEIFTPSSDLCMDNGAMVAGAAYFLYQERGADSLNIGTRANAPLGTTGVRYRHESKYK
- the tsaB gene encoding tRNA (adenosine(37)-N6)-threonylcarbamoyltransferase complex dimerization subunit type 1 TsaB; this translates as MRALILDTSGPFTTVLITEHHQLSTSHILRDRPAEHLHEQIHASLENLCITPQDLSQIAVVIGPGSWTGLNIGVTAAKTLAQILETPLIPIYTLDALAASCAKPSWTLMNAGRNQCYYARYSTSDSQEMAVDPIDTVIQQILADSNSVYVVEYGDTFKERFTGNDKYLSMDRLPPEALIAALKTSGSIEGADIKSLTPAYLQPSHVEQDASH
- the tsaE gene encoding tRNA (adenosine(37)-N6)-threonylcarbamoyltransferase complex ATPase subunit type 1 TsaE, which encodes MHSTKNSYDDLVDLITSSPSETQSLGRSIGAWLPKPSVLGLDGPLGAGKTCFVQGLARGLGIPATTHVTSPAYTLVQEYLFGSRKLVHIDFYRLSTLTNTDFMLFQELLENPNHIVVIEWASKFLSDLVPEFLTISISLGQDKNQRNFQVSSTSPRYVELLDKLSNHASTDS
- a CDS encoding DUF4399 domain-containing protein; the encoded protein is MRLYWIVPLFILAACQSEPQVTTESEAETEYVRSQSAEDAVVYIITPEDGDVVQSGMVNIKFGLSGMGVAPAGIEFPNSGHHHLLVNAADAPAMDMPIPTDSAHLHFGLGQTETTLELSPGTYTLQLLLGDYSHTPHDPPVMSEPVTITVE
- a CDS encoding deoxyribodipyrimidine photo-lyase, coding for MRSREVQQGGSILWLRRDLRLTDQPAWHAAIEKPGPVWPVFILDPLIESTYGAAPKWRLGKSLHSLADSLEKQNSRLLFRRGDALEVLRALILETGAKHVVWSRLYDLQSMKRDEAVRVDLNARGVDVHEVNSSLLFEPETVHTRTGGFYQVYTPYWRAVERRKVSSPLDAPTDLSPPQDWPRSDSLSDWKLGAEMYRGAAVVSRFARVGERAARERLECFVENSIGRYKSERDYPGNRATSRLSENLTYGEISPRMIWHAGKRALTNTRNPREVEHFLKEVVWRDFAYHLLYHTPHIISRNWRPQWDNFPWREENEDAEAWRRGMTGIEMVDAAMREMYVTGTMHNRTRMLAASFLTKHLMTGWKIGEQWFRDCLIDWDIAANAMGWQWTAGSGPDAAPYFRIYNPETQANKFDSDHSYRDRFIAEGRMLPHEDALSYFEAVPKSWNLSPDRPYPAPIIDLGAGRKRAMEAYSRYRRVLAKEV
- a CDS encoding amino acid ABC transporter substrate-binding protein; this encodes MRILFVSLSVLCFLTLNACDSSSNDQVLEITIGLAAPLTGTLARTGQEMRVAAEMAVALANEGLTEGRPSFRLTVEDSKSTTEGTEDAFRSLISGGVAFILGPYTSTNTNHIIPIIDEARVVTIAPASAAQGLAAKSDWLFRSTLTVDILMPAGVRATHAHLDYKNIGILTNAADRFSQSAEDKFVEEIGKLSRVSIGVKQSFDRRGGDASPDLTPQINALTGATPELDVLFFFGLAPDRQNFVLKAHELGVTDLPFVITLLSTSDIRLVRESAPSSAEGILVLHAWIAGSNHPASQVYVREHQARYNEVPSDIHARTHAAADLLLKAIMEVAPENISNEAVREGLSGMHNVDTIYGPFSFDDNGDADFIPLVGVVRGSNIELLED
- a CDS encoding oxidase produces the protein MAQSHHHIIPVRTLALVFGALLFLTLITVITAQIDLGILNVPLALAIAGSKTILVIFIFMALKYDNPVNMLTVVLGVVFVVVFLALTLADTEFRGSMGITEPGTTESASIESSP
- a CDS encoding cytochrome c oxidase subunit 3 family protein, producing the protein MNSADTTLKHYFVSHEQQFDAAKLGMWLFLVTEVLLFSGMFVAYAVYRSWHPEVFLQASELLDWRLGALNTVVLLASSFTVALSIHFVQKGQNDKVIGFLILTLACAAVFMIVKYFEYEGKFSHGVFPGAGFEPHGMVDGKDYSKYDIPFAPQFFSIYFVMTGIHGVHVLVGMGLFGWLTTRVARGHFSPQYYTPVELTGLYWHLVDIIWIFLFPLLYLI
- the ctaD gene encoding cytochrome c oxidase subunit I, translating into MSDGSHNYLNARKGLWSWLSTTDHKRIGIMYAIACGAFFLLGGILATFVRTELGEPGETILGQDQYNQMFTLHGVVMVFLVIIPAIPGILGNFALPIQIGAKDVAFPRLNLASWYLFMAGAIMAVCGWLFVGKVDTGWTFYTPYSSGASNAVLWLTSAVFVAGFASIFTGLNFIVTVHKMRAPGMTWNRLPLFTWAIYATGIVQVLATPVIGITMVLLFLEKLLQIGIFDPALGGDPVLFQHFFWFYSHPAVYIMILPAMGIISDLIGTFSRQHVSGYTFIALSSVAIAFLGFLVWGHHMFVSGQSALSSIIFSMLTFLIGIPTGIKVFNWVATMYKGSVWLRTPMIYALMFLFLFTIGGLTGIMVGVLAVDVHLHDTYFVVAHFHYVMMGGALIGLIGGLHYWWPKMTGRMYNETAGVIAAILVFIGFNLTFFTQFFLGTKGMPRRYHDYSEFLQTYPEFAALNMASTIGSYILAVGLVMILIYALYSLFKGPRATANPWGACTLEWTHTGPVPDEHNFHDTPLVTRGPYDFHLADDVFGQKNDS
- the coxB gene encoding cytochrome c oxidase subunit II, producing MSQQTSIWLPEAASTIAGDVDALFYFILITSVIFFVGVVTTMVIFAWRFRRRSPDDRPEPVHENKLVEASWIVIPSILVAVVFIWGFKLFLELGIAPPNSYEVNVTARKWSWSFSYPNGAISTDLHVPVNRPIKLRMSSDDVIHSFFVPAFRVKADVLQGRYSYVWFEATKKDTFIIACAEYCGTSHSDMYARVITHSQDDFENWLVESLPDDNLTPAQRGERLYEQWGCIGCHTLDGTTPMGPTFLGLAGSTRNFADGTSAVADDNYLRTSILNPGLQIIEGWDDIMPGQYAANLSSEEIDALVAFINEQQ